The Plutella xylostella chromosome 12, ilPluXylo3.1, whole genome shotgun sequence genome includes a window with the following:
- the LOC105383257 gene encoding glucose dehydrogenase [FAD, quinone], producing the protein MKFIMKELYKTAILLIIYLALTTALKSYDDEEASIDNEPENILDAFMPEDNKHTRTIRSLNKYISGKKHGENFSSRKAKILWPYPADYKTENETFEPDSIDHSVSNRQKRLLWSYPQSPVVDMMLQSPALGYAPHNPNDPFDYLRDSYPLPKGATDPLDEYDYIIVGAGSAGSVLASRLTEDKPRASVLLLEAGQPEMLLTDVPALVQYLQFTDYAWHYSTEHQPGVCLGSEEHRCFWPRGKAVGGTSVTNYMVYTRGRPADWDRIAQDGNYGWSYSDVLQYYMKSERAELKKYKKAPYRGRDGELTVENVPFKTGLVEAFLSAGRKLGHPTVDYNSPDELGFGYVQTTTDKGHRMSSARAFLHPHKRRKNLHILTGSRVTKVLIEPQSKRAYAVDYVRNGKKRRVRCRREVILSAGPVASPQLLMLSGVGPQQHLESLGIPVVKDLPVGKTLYDHIAFPGVIFRLNTTNASLLEPKVATFPNLMQWLQFGDGLLTSPGGIEGIGYIKTKTSSQPASIPDLELISLGSSLNVDSGGAFPRSWGISQNTYNSAYSSLNGLDTWSAVAMLLHPKSKGFMELRDSNPYSPPKLYGNYLTDPSDMATLKEGIQYIIKLAESDSFRKYNPKLHLAQFPTCATHAPGSDSYWECAVRTMMVSLHHQIGTCRMGPPGDPAAVVDPELRVYGVEGLRVVDSSVIPRTISAHTNAPAIMIGEKAADLIKKTWANAVRS; encoded by the exons Atgaaa ttcatCATGAAAGAGCTTTACAAGACTGCGAtactattaataatttatttagcaTTAACAACCGCTTTAAAAAGCTACGATGACGAGGAAGCATCGATTGACAATGAACCTGAAAACATACTGGACGCTTTCATGCCTGAAGACAACAAGCACACGAGAACCATTCGCTCACTGAACAAGTACATAAGCGGCAAGAAACATGGTGAAAACTTTAGTAGCAGGAAAGCGAAAATCCTTTGGCCGTACCCAGCGGACTACAAGACGGAAAACGAAACTTTTGAACCGGATAGTATAGATCATAGCGTAAGCAACAGACAGAAGCGTCTACTCTGGTCGTACCCCCAGAGCCCCGTGGTGGACATGATGCTGCAGTCCCCCGCTCTGGGGTACGCTCCGCACAACCCCAACGACCCCTTCGACTACTTGAGGGACTCTTACCCCCTCCCCAAAG GTGCCACGGACCCCCTAGACGAGTACGACTACATCATCGTGGGCGCCGGCTCCGCTGGGTCCGTCCTCGCCTCCCGCCTCACTGAAGACAAGCCTCGAGCCTCCGTCCTGCTACTGGAGGCCGGCCAGCCCGAGATGCTGCTGACCGACGTGCCCGCGCTCGTGCAGTACCTGCAGTTCACGGACTACGCCTGGCACTACTCCACGGAGCACCAGCCGGGAGTGTGTCTTG GCAGCGAGGAGCACCGCTGCTTCTGGCCGCGCGGCAAGGCGGTGGGCGGCACCAGCGTCACCAACTACATGGTGTACACGCGGGGGCGCCCCGCCGACTGGGACCGCATCGCGCAGGACGGCAACTATGGCTG GTCATACAGTGATGTTCTTCAATATTACATGAAGTCTGAAAGAGCTGAActgaaaaagtataaaaaggCGCCTTACCGAGGCAGGGACGGCGAGCTCACGGTCGAAAATGTACCATTTAA AACCGGGCTCGTCGAAGCATTTCTGTCTGCGGGCAGGAAATTGGGGCATCCCACAGTCGATTACAATAGCCCCGACGAACTCGGCTTCGGATACGTACAAACTACCACCGACAAAGGCCACAGGATGAGTTCAGCCAGAGCGTTCCTGCATCCTCACAAGAGAAGGAAGAACTTGCATATTCTCACCGGCAGCCGCGTCACCAAAGTTTTGATTGAACCTCAAAGCAAAAGAGCATATGCCGTCGACTACGTCAGGAATGGCAAGAAGCGCCGAGTGCGATGCCGCCGAGAGGTCATCCTGTCCGCGGGACCGGTCGCCTCGCCGCAGCTACTGATGCTGTCCGGTGTGGGACCGCAACAGCACTTAGAGTCACTCGGTATCCCTGTAGTCAAAGATCTACCAGTAGGTAAAACATTGTATGACCACATAGCTTTTCCGGGAGTAATATTCCGACTGAACACAACCAACGCTAGTCTTCTAGAACCCAAAGTCGCTACATTCCCCAACTTAATGCAATGGCTGCAATTTGGAGATGGCTTGCTCACATCACCTGGTGGTATTGAAGGAATCGGTTACATCAAAACCAAAACATCTAGTCAACCTGCATCTATTCCTGATCTAGAACTTATTAGTTTGGGTTCGTCTCTAAACGTTGACTCTGGAGGCGCCTTCCCGAGGAGTTGGGGTATTTCACAAAACACCTACAACAGCGCTTATTCGTCTCTAAACGGTTTAGACACTTGGTCCGCGGTTGCGATGTTGCTACATCCGAAGTCTAAGGGTTTCATGGAGTTGCGTGACTCGAACCCATATTCGCCACCGAAGCTTTACGGAAACTACTTAACAGATCCATCAGATATGGCAACATTGAAGGAGGGAATacagtacataataaaattggcTGAATCGGATTCGTTTAGGAAGTACAATCCGAAGCTGCATCTGGCTCAGTTTCCGACGTGTGCGACGCACGCACCGGGGTCGGACAGCTACTGGGAGTGTGCGGTGCGGACGATGATGGTGTCTTTGCATCATCAGATCGGGACATGCAGGATGGGTCCGCCGGGGGACCCCGCGGCGGTGGTGGACCCGGAGCTGCGCGTGTACGGGGTCGAGGGGCTGCGCGTCGTGGACTCCAGCGTCATCCCTCGCACCATCTCGGCGCACACAAACGCTCCAGCCATCATGATCGGTGAGAAGGCTGCTGATCTCATCAAGAAGACTTGGGCAAATGCTGTTAGAAGTtaa